The nucleotide window CATGCTCACCGACATAATGAGCTGAAACAGCCCAATACCTGTTTCGCCGATCTTTTTGGAAAGGTACACCTGAAACGCCATACCGACTGTTCGCATAAAAAGCGATGTTGCCGTCAGTAAGAGCGTATTCATGAGCATTTTTTTGCCGCGCTGCATTTGAGCCCTCCCAAACTGTCCGAATCATTACAATATATGCGGGCTTAGGTCTCCGTCATGTCCTTGCAAATTATTGAAATGAGCGTATAATAATAATACCCCCATAGCGTATTGGAAGGAGACGGGTTTACGTATGAGCGACACAAAGGATGAGATTATCAATCGGCTGCGGCGGATAGAAGGTCAGGTCAGAGGTATCCAGAGAATGATCGACGATGAAAAAACATGTACCGATATCATCACGCAGGTGGCAGCTGTGCGGGCAGCCATCAACCGCGTCGGCGGCCTTGTTCTGGAGAAGTATTCCATGAATTGCATACGAGACGCGGTAGAGGGGGAGGACCGTGAAAAAGCCCTCACAGAATTGGCCGCGACGATGCGGAGCTTTATGAAATTTTCTGATTAAACACAAAAATCCCCGGGTTTATCACCCGGGGATTTTTGAGTGCCGCCATCAGGCGGGAAGGCGGGCGAGGACAGACTCCAGAGCCGCGCAATCGGTGCAGCCGTCTTTGCTGCCGCCTTCATGGCATGTCGATAGGCAATGCTGGATGGATTTCTTCAGTAGGTCAATTTCTTTTTCCGATAAAGACACTGTGAACATTTGCAAACCTCCTGACCATTTTCAATCTATTATATTACCCCATGTTGGCGCCGGTTAAACGAGATTGTGTTTCGGATAAATAACGCTCGGCCATAATTCCGGCGACGGCGCCATCGGCAGCGGCTGTCACGACCTGTCGGATGAGCTTCGTGCGGATATCACCTGCGGCAAAGACGCCGGGAACAGTCGTTTTCGTATCCTCTCCCGCGATGATATAACCGGCGTCGTCCGTCGCCAGCTGCCCGCGGTACAGCTGCGTTGCGGGCTCAGACCCGATGTAGACAAAAGCGCCCTCCGTCGGCAGCTCCGTGACGGCACCGGTTTTAACGTTTTCAAGTACGACGTGCGTTAAAGCATAGTCTTTGCCGACGACCTTGCGAATCTTTGTATCAAGAATCACATCGATCTTGTCGTGACTGGTGAGCTTATCAAGCAGTGATTTTGCCGCCCGGAATTGGCTTCTGTGAATGAGTGTGACATGTGAGGCAAATTTCGTCAGATAAAGCGCTTCCTCAACAGCCGAGTCGCCGCCGCCGACAACGATGATTTTTCTGTCCTGATACATCGACCCGTCACACGTTGCACAATAATGAACGCCCTTACCGACAAATGACTCGGCGTTCTCGGCAGGCAGAGCGCGCGGTGCGGCCCCTGAGGCGATGATGACGGCACCGGCAAAATACTCGGTGTCCTCCGTGCGGACAACCTTGATTTTTTCTGTCAAACGGACTTCAAAAATCTCCTTGAGGTCATCGACGACCGCACCGAACTGCTCCGCCTGGCGGCGCATATTTTCCGTCAGCGCCTTGCCGCCAACGGCACCCGCCGTCCCGGGGTAATTTTCAATATGATACGTCGAAGCGGCCTGCCCGCCCGGTACGCTGACGTCCAGTACAACGGTCTGTACCTTTGCCCGGGCAGCATAGATGGCGGCGGATAAACCGGCGGGGCCCGCGCCTAAAATGAGCAGCTGACAGTCAACGCGGCGCATCGCCGTTTTGGGCAGGACATCCCCCAAAACGTTTTCAATCGCCAAACGCACTTGCGCCTTGCTCAAATATCCGCTCAGGCGCGTGCCGACCTCGACACCGTCCTTGAAGAAGAGAACCGTCGGGCTGCCGGTTACATGAAGGCTTGCGGCCAGCTCCCGATTTTCCTGCCGAAAGATTTTTACAAACTTGATATGTCCGTCATACTTCTCGGCAAGCTTTTCATAAATAGGCGCGAGAACGTCGCAGGGTGGGCATTCGTCTGAAAAAAAATCGACGATAAAGGGTTTATCGCTTTTCAGCACCGCCTCGTCAAACAAGGCGCTGTTCAGATATGAGATATTGGTGCTCATCCGTTTTTCCTTTCACCGTGAATTTGACGCCGGGTAGTAGGGGCATTTGGTCCTGATACAGTCAACGTTTTTCTTAAATTGACCGCAGACATATTTTGTGTCGGGCAAGCCGGTAAAATAACCGGAATGATGGATAAAGCTTTGAATGGACGCGATCGCGTCACGTTTGCAGCAGCGCGGACCGCCATGCGCCGACAGCGCCAGAAGCGCCTGACCGGAAGCAGCCAGCGCCCGGCCGCGTTCGTCACCGGACATTGGTGTGGATTTGCCGATGATGGAAGCGGCTATGCCGGTTCCGAGTGCCGCGCCGCAGCCCCCGAGATAGCCGCAGCTGCCACCTTTGACATCTTTCCCGCGGCGGATTGCTTCGGCGATATCGCTCCTCTCCCGGACGCCCGACGCGTTCTGATACGCCGCGACGAGGATAGCCGGGACGATGCTGTGATACTCCGGCCCGTGCATATTCAGGCCGGGCAGCGCAAAAACCAGTTGAGCCAGCTTGATGGGATCGCTTTCCACGCTGGCGGATAAAAAGCGCTCAGCGCGCTCGAGAATATCGCCGCTGTGGCAGCCGTCACAAATATAGTGCCCGTTTTCGCAGACAACGGCCGTTTCAAAGTCACGGTGGCAGATTTGACACGATTTATTCTCGGCAGTAGCCGAATAGACAAGTGGTTTGCCGCAGACGAGGCAGCCGGTCTTTCCTTCTTTACCACAGCAGCAGGATTCCTCGTGGCTTTGCGGCGCAGCTTCCGCCGCTGCATCGGTTGACTCTGTCATGGCCCGGAGCGCATCGGCATAATGGTTGATCCCTGTTTCAAGGATTTCCTGTATCGGTCTGCAATCGGGTGTGAGTGGGTCGGTGGCATTTTTATTCGCCGCAACAACACCGCAGCCGCCGCCGCAGATGACATCGTATTTGCACGTGCGGCACTTCTCAATTGAACGCACATCGCGTTTTCTCCAGGGCAGAACGATGTTGTCGTTCAAAGCGACGGTCGGATAAAAAGTACCGAGGCGGTATTCTACACGGCCACAGCTGGCTGTGCAGCCGTATATCTCACCGTTTAAATCGAAGACCCATTCCGTTTTGCAGGCGGGGCAGGTGTCAAAGCTCGCCATATACGCCTCGCCGGTGTCGACAATGTGGCGCACGCCGTAGAAATCAGGGCGGTGAAATTTCTCAAGAATCGGGTGGCGCTTACTCATTTGCGAATACGCTGCCCACAGCGCCGTTTGTGTCAGCAAATGCTCCGGCTTGGCATAACAGCTGAAAAGCTCGTAGTTTCGACCGATTTGCGTTTTAAACAGCGTTGGCGGCAGGTCGAGCCAGCCTTTTTTATCTAAAAACGCAGCAAGGCGGACAAGGTCTTCAAGGTTTTCGAGATCGACAACCGTCCGGAGATTGACGGGGAACCCGGCACGGACGGCGGCGTCCATCCCTTCGATAACGCGGTCAAACGTCCCCTTATGGTTAGCTGTGGCGCGCCGCCGGTCGTGCACGTCGCGGCTGCCGTCCAGCGTGAACTGAATTTCCTTGACGCGCGCTTTTTTCAGAATATCGACGAACTCGACGAAATCATAACCGTTCGTCACAGCGGCGACCTCATAACCTTCATCGGCACATTTGTCAACGATATACGCAATGGCTGCGCGTTGGGCCGGGCTGTTGATCAGCGGCTCACCGCCGAAAAGCGTGATAAACGGTTTTTTTGGATGGCTTGCAAAATTTGTCCGCGCGTAGTCAAAAAAAGCGTCAACTGTCTCGTTTGTGATGACCTGATGGTCGGCGGAAACGCCGTTTTGATAGCAGTAAACGCAGGCTAGGTTGCAGCCGTAAGTCGGAATCAGCATCAGCTGAATTTGTGTATCGTCTATCTCGGCACGAAAATCGGCATATGCTTTTTCACCCACCGCCTTTTCGTCTGCCGCCTGCTCATAAGCATACCCGCGTTCAAGCAGATACGCTTTGAATGGCGCATCGGCAGTTTCAAGGTTGTCAAGCATGCTGTGTTCGCGGGCGTCCATTAAATCGAAGCTGCCGGACAGCGGATTGAAAATCGCGTACTCGCCGCCGTCCTGAAGTTTAATAACAATATTATTTTTTGCCGGTATCATCAGTTTCCCTCTATTCAAGAGTATTATATTGCAATCTGATAACGAGCAGTCTCACCGTCAGATCAAAGCCGGAAAAGCTGGGCGGCCTTTAAGCCGCCCTGTTTTCATTCAGTTATGGCAGCCGGCCACAACCTTCGATGATTTGGAGCAGCACTGCGCTGTCACAAAATTTGTGCAGCAGGTGGCGGCGGTCTCCTTTTTCGTAACCTTTTTCATGTTGGTTACCTCCTTTCGCTAAGCGTCATATTTTACGGCCATCATGGTCAGGCTGATAAAATCATAATTGTTTTTTACGTATTCTCGTCGCTTCAAAATAATAATTTCCTCAAAACCGGCCTTATGAACGCTTTCGAGATATTCCTGCTCGGTAACGGCACCGCCGAAGCACTGTGCCCACGCCTCCGGGTCGTTTTTCACGCTGTCCGGCAGCGGGCTTTTCGTTACGGCGTCCGAAACAACAAATCGACCGCCGTTTTTTAAAACGCGGTAGATTTCCCGATAGGCCGCCACTTTGTCTCTGGTGTGATTAATAACACAATTACTCATAACGGCGTCGAAAAAATTGCTGTCAAACGGCAGCGCCTCAATATCCCCAACAACGAACCGTGTGTTTGCCGCCCCGGCCTCTTTTGAGGCACGGGTTGCCTCCCGAAGCATCGCATCGGTGATGTCGAGCCCGACAGCCAGACCATCCCGACCGGTCAGCTGCGCTGCTTCAATCGTCTCACGCCCACGGCCGCAGCCGAGGTCAAGAATCTTTTCACCGGCTGTAATATTCAAAAAGTCAAGATTGCTGCCGCAGCTCAAGTTATCGCAGCAGGCACTTTCGGTTGTATATCTTTTGATAATTTCTTGCCGCAAATGTGTACACCCCTCTTGCAATATACCCCTAGTGGGTATATAATAGCATCATCGGAAAGCAAATGCAAGAGTCAAATTGATTTCATCCAACGCGACGCATAATCATGACATTAAATATGCGCCTGAAACAGCGATGATGCGCGATGAACTTGCCAAACGCAAGCAGAAGGGAACGATCAAAATGGTAGACAAAGCAAAATGGGAAAAAGCCGTCGCTTTTCACGGTCACGCCTGCCCGGGGCTCGCCATCGGCGTCCGCGCCGCCGTTGAAGCAATGGCGCGGCTCAAAACAGGCGCGTCCGAAGATGAAGAGCTCGTCTGCGTGACGGAAAACGACGCCTGTGGCGTTGACGGCGTTCAGGTGCTGACGGGCTGCACCTTTGGGAAAGGGAATCTCCTGTACCGGGATACCGGTAAACAGGCCTTCAGCTTTTTCGACCGGCGGAGCGGCAGTAAAGTGAGGTTCATGCTCAAACGGCTTGAAAAAGAGATGAGCCGGGACGAGCGCATGGACTATATTTTGTCAGCACCGCTGAGCGAGGTGTTTGCCATCACCGAGCCGGCATATGACCTGCCAGAAAAAGCGCGGCGGTTTCAAACTGTTTCCTGCCAGATTTGCGGTGAGGGCGCACCGGAGCATAAAATGCGCCTGCAAGAGGGGAAAACAGTCTGCCTCGATTGCTTCAAAGCGTACGACCGTGGTTTTTAAGTGCCGCTTGACGGCTGATCGATTATAAAAAATAAAAAGGGGATTTGAAAAATGAGTGCATACGATCAAATGAGCGCCAGCGAGCTGCGCGAAAAGCTCAAGGAACAGCAGGAGCTGTATGATGAGGTGGCGGAAGAGCGGCAGCTCATATTAGGCCAGCAGAATGTTCACTTGTCCGCCAAGCTTGTTGAGAAATACAAAAACGAGCTTGACGAAATTAAAAAGGGCGTTGAGACGCTTGAAAAGCTGCTTCGGGAAAAAGAATAAAAAAAGAAGGGGGCATGCCCCCTTCTTTTTGTCAATCACCAGAACAGATGTTCAGTTGCCGCCGCTTTTAGGCAGATAGGGATAAATCAAATTGGCGATATGGTGGACGCTCATGGACTGGAGATACACTTTACCGGGTCCTGTTACGATGGTGTCGAACAGGCCTTCACCGCCAAAGAAAACATTTTTTAGGCCCTTGACCATTTGGATATCGAGACCGCACGTGGCGTCCATCGCGGCAAGAACGCCGGTGTCGCAAACGAGCGGCTCGCCCGGCGCGAGCGTGTATTCAACACAATGCCCGTCAATTTCAAGGAAAACAAGCCCGGGGCCTGTCATGCGCTGCATAATAAAGCCCTCGCCGCCGAAAATTCCGGCGCCGATTTTTTTCTGGAAGTGAACGGCCAGGTCAACGCCCGCCGTCGCCGCGAGAAAAGAGCGCTTCTGGCAGACGATCATTTCGCCAGGTGCCAGCTGGCGCGCGATGATGCGGCCGGGGAACGAGGAGGCAAAAGCGATTTCACAAGGCCCGTTTGCCGTGTACTGACTTAAAAACAGACTCTCACCGGTCAGCATTCTGCCAAGGATTTTACGCGCGCCGCCGCCGGATGTGGTGTCCGTCATGACGTTACCGCGGCACCAGGTGCGCCCGCCTGCCTGACTGATCATGGTCTCACCCGGGTCGAGAGTGCAAATGACGACAGGGAGACTGTCGCCGACGATGTTATACCTCATATTTTTCGCCCTTTCATCGTTATACGCTTATTAAGCCGTCTTAAATAAACGGCTGATTTATTCAACGGTGACGGATTTGGCGAGATTACGCGGCTTGTCGATGCTGCACCCGCGCAGCAGGGAGACGTAATAGGCGAAAAGCTGCATCGGGACGACGGCCAGTGACGGCAGAAGCACGTCGTGACAGTCAGGAATCGTTATGCTGTTGTCGGACGCGTGCGTGACGAGCGGCGTGCCGCTCTGCGTCGTCAGTGTCAAAATTTCTGCCCCGCGAGACTTCACTTCAACAATGTTGCTGACGGTTTTTTCGATGAGCTTTTTGTAAGACGCCACGGCGATGACAAGCGTGCCGTCCTCAATCAGCGAAATGGTGCCGTGCTTGAGTTCACCGGCGGCGTACGCGTCCGAGTGGATATAGGAAATTTCCTTGAGCTTTAAGGATGCCTCAAGCGACAGCGCGTAGTCGACGTTGCGACCGATAAAGAAGATATTTTCCTTGTTGAAATAGAGGGAGGCGAGGTATTGGATGTGCTCTTTAGCCTTCAAAATATCATCAATTTTAGCTGGCAGTTCAAGGAGGCCGTCAACAATTTCGGCGTACGCCTCTGGGGAGACGGTGCCGCGGATATCGGCAAAATAGAGCGCAACGAGGTCTGCCACGGCGAGCTGCGTCGAGTAGGCCTTCGTTGTGGCGACAGCGATCTCTGGGCCGGCCCAGGTGTATAGGCACCAGTCAGACTCGGTGGCGATGACACTGCCGACGACGTTGACAATGGAGAGGACGCGCGCGCCGAGCTTCTTGGCCTCGCGCATGGCGGCGATCGTGTCCGCCGTCGTGCCGGACTGGCTGATGCAAATGACGAGCGTTGTCTCATCAACAAGCGGGGAAGAATAACGGAACTCGGAGGCCAGAACAGCTTCAACAGGGATGCGGGCAAGTTTTTCGATATTATATTTCGCCACAACGCCGACGTGGTAGGCCGAGCCGCAGCCGACTATATAAATGCGTGTGATGCTTTTGATGTAGTCCGGCTCGATATCAATGCCGTCGAGGACGACGCGGCCGTTTTGCAGACGCGGCGAAATGGTTTTACGGATAGCCTCCGGCTGCTCCATAATCTCCTTGATCATGAAATGCTCCCAGCCGCCTTTCTCGGCAGCTGAAATATCCCAGTCAACGCGGCGCGGCTCTTTCTTGATTTCCTCAAGCTCGCTCGTGTAGATTTTAATTCCGCCAGGGGAGAGAAGCGCAATCTCGCCGTCGCACAGGTCGTAAACATCGCGCGTTTCAGAAAGAATGGCGGCCACGTCCGAGGCAAGGAAATTTTCACCGTCGCCGATGCCCAGCACAAGGGGGCTTTCTTTACGCGTCGCCAAGAGCTGGTCGGGATAATCCTCACAGACGATGCCAAGCGCGTAAGAGCCTTCCATCCGTAAAACGGCTTCGGAAACGGCTTTTAAGATGTCACCCTTGTAAAAATACTGAATGAGATTGACGGCGACCTCCGTATCAGTCTCTGATTTAAACGCAAAGCCCTTGGCAGTCAGCATGTCACGAAGGCGGGCGTAATTTTCGATAATGCCGTTGTGGACGACGGCAATTTTTCCGCCGTCGCTGAGATGCGGGTGCGCGTTTTCGTCTGTTGGCTGGCCGTGTGTGGCCCAGCGGGTGTGGCCGATGCCGGTGTTGCCCTTTAAAAGACGGCCGCCGTCGAGCTTGTCACTCAAATGGCCGACGTAGCCCTTGGCCTTGCATAACGTGAGCTCCCCATCGGCGCAAACAACGACGCCGG belongs to Oscillospiraceae bacterium CM and includes:
- a CDS encoding metal-sensitive transcriptional regulator — encoded protein: MSDTKDEIINRLRRIEGQVRGIQRMIDDEKTCTDIITQVAAVRAAINRVGGLVLEKYSMNCIRDAVEGEDREKALTELAATMRSFMKFSD
- a CDS encoding FAD-dependent oxidoreductase, whose translation is MSTNISYLNSALFDEAVLKSDKPFIVDFFSDECPPCDVLAPIYEKLAEKYDGHIKFVKIFRQENRELAASLHVTGSPTVLFFKDGVEVGTRLSGYLSKAQVRLAIENVLGDVLPKTAMRRVDCQLLILGAGPAGLSAAIYAARAKVQTVVLDVSVPGGQAASTYHIENYPGTAGAVGGKALTENMRRQAEQFGAVVDDLKEIFEVRLTEKIKVVRTEDTEYFAGAVIIASGAAPRALPAENAESFVGKGVHYCATCDGSMYQDRKIIVVGGGDSAVEEALYLTKFASHVTLIHRSQFRAAKSLLDKLTSHDKIDVILDTKIRKVVGKDYALTHVVLENVKTGAVTELPTEGAFVYIGSEPATQLYRGQLATDDAGYIIAGEDTKTTVPGVFAAGDIRTKLIRQVVTAAADGAVAGIMAERYLSETQSRLTGANMG
- a CDS encoding radical SAM protein — encoded protein: MIPAKNNIVIKLQDGGEYAIFNPLSGSFDLMDAREHSMLDNLETADAPFKAYLLERGYAYEQAADEKAVGEKAYADFRAEIDDTQIQLMLIPTYGCNLACVYCYQNGVSADHQVITNETVDAFFDYARTNFASHPKKPFITLFGGEPLINSPAQRAAIAYIVDKCADEGYEVAAVTNGYDFVEFVDILKKARVKEIQFTLDGSRDVHDRRRATANHKGTFDRVIEGMDAAVRAGFPVNLRTVVDLENLEDLVRLAAFLDKKGWLDLPPTLFKTQIGRNYELFSCYAKPEHLLTQTALWAAYSQMSKRHPILEKFHRPDFYGVRHIVDTGEAYMASFDTCPACKTEWVFDLNGEIYGCTASCGRVEYRLGTFYPTVALNDNIVLPWRKRDVRSIEKCRTCKYDVICGGGCGVVAANKNATDPLTPDCRPIQEILETGINHYADALRAMTESTDAAAEAAPQSHEESCCCGKEGKTGCLVCGKPLVYSATAENKSCQICHRDFETAVVCENGHYICDGCHSGDILERAERFLSASVESDPIKLAQLVFALPGLNMHGPEYHSIVPAILVAAYQNASGVRERSDIAEAIRRGKDVKGGSCGYLGGCGAALGTGIAASIIGKSTPMSGDERGRALAASGQALLALSAHGGPRCCKRDAIASIQSFIHHSGYFTGLPDTKYVCGQFKKNVDCIRTKCPYYPASNSR
- a CDS encoding methyltransferase domain-containing protein, producing the protein MRQEIIKRYTTESACCDNLSCGSNLDFLNITAGEKILDLGCGRGRETIEAAQLTGRDGLAVGLDITDAMLREATRASKEAGAANTRFVVGDIEALPFDSNFFDAVMSNCVINHTRDKVAAYREIYRVLKNGGRFVVSDAVTKSPLPDSVKNDPEAWAQCFGGAVTEQEYLESVHKAGFEEIIILKRREYVKNNYDFISLTMMAVKYDA
- a CDS encoding TraR/DksA C4-type zinc finger protein, which encodes MVDKAKWEKAVAFHGHACPGLAIGVRAAVEAMARLKTGASEDEELVCVTENDACGVDGVQVLTGCTFGKGNLLYRDTGKQAFSFFDRRSGSKVRFMLKRLEKEMSRDERMDYILSAPLSEVFAITEPAYDLPEKARRFQTVSCQICGEGAPEHKMRLQEGKTVCLDCFKAYDRGF
- a CDS encoding TIGR00266 family protein, whose protein sequence is MRYNIVGDSLPVVICTLDPGETMISQAGGRTWCRGNVMTDTTSGGGARKILGRMLTGESLFLSQYTANGPCEIAFASSFPGRIIARQLAPGEMIVCQKRSFLAATAGVDLAVHFQKKIGAGIFGGEGFIMQRMTGPGLVFLEIDGHCVEYTLAPGEPLVCDTGVLAAMDATCGLDIQMVKGLKNVFFGGEGLFDTIVTGPGKVYLQSMSVHHIANLIYPYLPKSGGN
- the glmS gene encoding glutamine--fructose-6-phosphate transaminase (isomerizing); the encoded protein is MCGIVGYTGKREATPIMLDGLKRLEYRGYDSAGVVVCADGELTLCKAKGYVGHLSDKLDGGRLLKGNTGIGHTRWATHGQPTDENAHPHLSDGGKIAVVHNGIIENYARLRDMLTAKGFAFKSETDTEVAVNLIQYFYKGDILKAVSEAVLRMEGSYALGIVCEDYPDQLLATRKESPLVLGIGDGENFLASDVAAILSETRDVYDLCDGEIALLSPGGIKIYTSELEEIKKEPRRVDWDISAAEKGGWEHFMIKEIMEQPEAIRKTISPRLQNGRVVLDGIDIEPDYIKSITRIYIVGCGSAYHVGVVAKYNIEKLARIPVEAVLASEFRYSSPLVDETTLVICISQSGTTADTIAAMREAKKLGARVLSIVNVVGSVIATESDWCLYTWAGPEIAVATTKAYSTQLAVADLVALYFADIRGTVSPEAYAEIVDGLLELPAKIDDILKAKEHIQYLASLYFNKENIFFIGRNVDYALSLEASLKLKEISYIHSDAYAAGELKHGTISLIEDGTLVIAVASYKKLIEKTVSNIVEVKSRGAEILTLTTQSGTPLVTHASDNSITIPDCHDVLLPSLAVVPMQLFAYYVSLLRGCSIDKPRNLAKSVTVE